In Nostoc edaphicum CCNP1411, the sequence TAATTTTGCAGTTTTATATGCAGCGGATGCAAATACCGTGGTAGTGGGTGTCCCATCTAAAGGAATTGTGCGTTGTAAACCTGCTCAATTGGTTGAACAATTAGATGTTGATCCAACCAACTTTCCACCCCAAGCGAGAGTATTACTGCTTACTGCTACCAACCAAACACCCCAAGAACGCTTTAGTTTACGGTGGTTTATTCCCTATTTGTCAAAGCATCGGCGAGTCTTAATAGAGGTTTTTATTGCTTCCTTTTTCGTGCAGTTGGCGGCGTTGGCAAATCCGCTAGTTGTCCAGTTAATTATCGACAAAGTTATCACTCAAAATAGTATTGGTACACTACATATTTTGGGGATTTTACTATTAGTAGTCGGGCTATTTGAAGCAGTCCTGACTACCTTACGAACCTACTTATTTGTAGATACCACTAACCGGATCGATATGGGGTTAGGGTCACAAATCATCGACCACTTACTACGTTTACCGCTGCGTTATTTTGAACGCCGACCGGTGGGTGAACTTTCTACTCGTATCAACGAACTAGAAAATATCCGCCAATTCCTGACAGGTACTGCCTTAACGGTGGGGTTAGATGCTCTGTTCTCGGTGGTTTATATCGGTGTAATGCTGATTTACAGTTGGCAACTCACCTTGGTAGGCTTAAGCACAATTCCTGTGTTTATCGTGATCACCTTAATTGCTTCTCCCACAATTAGTAGACAGTTACGCGCCAAAGCCGAACGCAACGCCGAAACACAATCTTATTTAGTGGAGGTGATGTCAGGAATTCAAACAGTTAAAGCGCAAAATATCGAATTGCGATCGCGCTTTTCCTGGCAAGAGCGTTATGCTCGGTTTGTCGCCGCTGGTTTTAAAACAGTTGTAACTTCTACCCTCGCGAACTCTACCAGTAACTTTCTCAACAAACTCAGCAGTTTACTAGTTTTGTGGGTAGGAGCTTATCTAGTACTTCAAGGGGAATTAACTTTAGGTGAATTAATTGCTTTTAGAATCATATCGGGTTACGTCACCAGCCCCATATTGCGTTTAGCTCAACTCTGGCAAAGCTTCCAAGAAACTGCCTTGTCCCTAGAGCGTTTAAGCGATATTGTCGATACACCACAAGAAGGAGAAACAGACCGCTACAACATACCCTTACCTGCGATTAAGGGAGCAGTGAAATATGAAAATGTTTCCTTCCGTTTTGGTACAAGTGGCCCTCTGCAACTTTCTAATGTCAATCTCGAATTTGCACCAGGGAAATTTATCGGCATCGTCGGGCAAAGTGGATCTGGTAAAAGTACGATGATGAAATTACTGCTGAGACTTTACGAAACTGAGTCTGGCAGAATCTTGATTGATGGTTATGATATCGCCAAAGTGGAGCTTTATTCACTGCGACGACAAATTGGTGTAGTTCCCCAAGAAACGTTGTTGTTTGATGGCAGTGTTCAGGAAAATATTGCTCTAACTAATCCCGATGCGACAACCGAAGAAATTATCGAAGCGGCTCAGGTTGCTTGCGCCCATGAGTTTATCATGAACTTGCCCAACGGTTACAACACACGCGTGGGAGAACGCGGTTCGGCACTTTCAGGTGGACAACGACAAAGAATTGCGATCGCTCGCTCAGTTTTACAACGACCAAAATTATTAGTTTTAGATGAAGCAACTAGCGCCCTAGATTACCCCACAGAACGGCAAATCTGTCTGAATTTAGCCAAAGCATTTAAGGGTGATACAGTATTTTTTATTACTCACCGCCTGAACACCGTGAGTAACGCAGATATGATTGTCGTAATGGATAATAGCAGGGTTATAGAACAAGGCAGCCATCAAGAATTAATGGCTACTAAAGGTCATTATTATTATCTATATCAGCAACAAGATGTGAACTTGTAATTAGTCATTAGTTGTGGGCAAAAGTTTTTGGCATCGGTAAACATTGCCCACCCTACAAAAAAATCTAAAATCTAAAATCCAAAATCCAAAATCGTTATGACTCAACTTAATGGGAATCATCTCAACGGTAAT encodes:
- a CDS encoding peptidase domain-containing ABC transporter produces the protein MTYIKNTFPEFLTTLEGFEQLPDGAIANLSEQLQAWRYRIGQKIIGKESLPERITIIYEGQVRLLGYDPQTQMPITLKLLQPGEIIGEIGLLRDIACETAIASTEVVCLTLSASAYFSFLASYPAFAEARKNRSYLVEVFDILGSYWQKQAIATLNLRELAEKALPQAKVQYLPPGKTSFNQLDSEGVWFVSGGGTVTNLSPGDRVESDDDRDKIQVIGQNPARLLGIHPSDLILEDSHEIVLAVSNTQLDTQDEDELDIPYASDEIVPQTAPQTSNISSKQKYPFFGGKGELNTAFACFQMVAKHLEMPFRREVVRRILTEQVKRQGTISFQVTAYLAELIGLKAQLVDIPVASVTRIPTPALIRYGDNFAVLYAADANTVVVGVPSKGIVRCKPAQLVEQLDVDPTNFPPQARVLLLTATNQTPQERFSLRWFIPYLSKHRRVLIEVFIASFFVQLAALANPLVVQLIIDKVITQNSIGTLHILGILLLVVGLFEAVLTTLRTYLFVDTTNRIDMGLGSQIIDHLLRLPLRYFERRPVGELSTRINELENIRQFLTGTALTVGLDALFSVVYIGVMLIYSWQLTLVGLSTIPVFIVITLIASPTISRQLRAKAERNAETQSYLVEVMSGIQTVKAQNIELRSRFSWQERYARFVAAGFKTVVTSTLANSTSNFLNKLSSLLVLWVGAYLVLQGELTLGELIAFRIISGYVTSPILRLAQLWQSFQETALSLERLSDIVDTPQEGETDRYNIPLPAIKGAVKYENVSFRFGTSGPLQLSNVNLEFAPGKFIGIVGQSGSGKSTMMKLLLRLYETESGRILIDGYDIAKVELYSLRRQIGVVPQETLLFDGSVQENIALTNPDATTEEIIEAAQVACAHEFIMNLPNGYNTRVGERGSALSGGQRQRIAIARSVLQRPKLLVLDEATSALDYPTERQICLNLAKAFKGDTVFFITHRLNTVSNADMIVVMDNSRVIEQGSHQELMATKGHYYYLYQQQDVNL